TCTGCCTGAAAAACCTCTCTTTTAACTTGTCCCAAAAGGTTTTTCTCTGACATCCTTGAAGAGTCGCAATAGGAACTGAGTAGGTTTGATGGTCATATTTTATCTCAAGCTTCCCCACCTCTGTATACTTTTTAACTGGTGCTGAAACCTTCTTTGAAATCACAACATTGAGACCTGGATACTGGTCCTTTGTCAAAACAAAAATATTTTGTTCTGTTATTCCCAATTTTACCCAATTCTCCTTTGAATCTTTTACTCTCAAATAACCAATCTCTCCTCTGGCAATTTTGAGAATTTTATAATTTTGATATGCAAAATCAAGAATTTTTCTGGTATCATTCCACATATCAGGTGCGTTGAGCACAACACAAATAACCCTAAAATCATCTCGGCAAGCAGAGGTGACAAGGCACCTACCAGCTCTTTTAGTAAAACCTGTCTTAACACCCTCTGCACCTTGGTAAGATTTTAGCATCTTGTTTTTGTTTTTTAAAATTCTACTATATGATCTTGTTGTCCATCTTATTTCCTTTTGAGTCGTTTTTACTATCTCTCTAAATGTTTGATTTTTCATAGCATAAGCAGTAAGGCGTGCTAAATCATACGCGGTAGTGTAATGCTGTCCTTCTTCAAGTCCATGTGGTGAGGAAAACACAGTATTCTTAAGTCCAAGCTCTTTTGCTTTTTTGTTCATTAAATTAACAAACTTTTTAACATCTCCACAAACGCTAATTGACAAGGCAACTGCAGCGTCGTTGCCAGAGGCAAGCATAAGTCCATATAAAAGCTCAATTATTTTAAGCCTTTCACCTTTTTCTAAATAAATCGACGAGCCAGGAACACCAATAGCTTGAGCAGGAATTTCAATCTCCTTGTTGAGGTCACAATTTTCTATCGCCAGTATCGCTGTCATCATTTTAGTAGTACTTGCCATAGGGAGCTTTAAATCTTTGTTTTTCTCAAATAAAATTTTGCCTGTGGTCCATTCTATTGCTATTGCCGATTTTGCAGTGATTTGAATGTCACACTTTAAACCTGCATAACATTCATTAGAATAGCTTAGAATCCTTAAACTTACTATAACCAATAGAACAGAGAACTTGATTTTCTTGGGCATATACAAAAACACCCCCTACACCTTATTTTGAGTTTTTAGTGTAGGGGGTATGTATCCATCTTTTACTTCTGATATAATCTTTTGTAATTATCTATCATGATATCTAAAGAATCGCCTGACAGGCGGTCAATCAAACTATTTGCTAATACATAAGCCACAGCCGCCCTCATTACAACACTTCCTGCTGGTACAGCACAAGTATCTGATCTTTCAACTGCTGCTTCTTTTTCCTTTAAACCTTGTAAATCTACACTTCTGAGTGGCTTGTACAATGTCGGAATTGGCTTGAAAGCAGCCCTTATTACAATATCCATACCATTTGAAATTCCACCTTCAATGCCACCTGCATTGTTTGTCTTTCTATAAAAGCCTTTTTGATCATCGTAAAAAATCTCATCATGCACTTCACTACCAAACCTTCTTGATACTTCAAATCCCATTCCAATTTCAACGCCTTTAACAGACTGGATACTCATAACAGCCTGAGCAAGAAGTCCGTCAAGTTTTCTATCCCAGTGTACATGACTTCCAAGGCCAAAAGGTACATTTTTACAAATTACCTCAGCAACACCACCAACGCTATCTCCCGTTTCTTTTGCTCTATCTATTACCTGCTTCATATCATTTTCAGCTTCTTTGTCAATACAAAAAAGGTCAGAGTTTTGCGCCTCCTCGAATAAATTTACATCGTCAGTACTATACTCTTTTTTGATTCTAACCCCGCCTATTTCAACCACGTGATTGTAGAGTTTTATACCAAAAACACTCAAAAGCTCTTCACACAAAGCCCCTATTGCAACACGCATAGCCGTCTCACGCGCACTTGCCCTCTCCAGCACAGGTCTTGCATCATCAAATCCATATTTAAGACATCCGGGCAAGTCAGCATGCCCAGGACGTGGTACAGTAACCTTTTTAGTCGTAGTGTCGCACGAAATTGGATCCATATACTTTTGCCAATTTACATAATCCCTGTTCTCAATCATTATTGTAATAGGCGCTCCTGTTGTATATGAGTTTCTCACACCCGACAAAATTATAGCTTTGTCTTTTTCTATTTCCATTCTCTTGCCTCTACCATAACCTCTTTGGCGAAGTTCTAAAAGTCTATTAATATTTTCAACATTAATCTTTACATTTGCTGGAAATCCTTCAACAATTCCTACTAAGCATCTGCCGTGTGTTTCACCTGCGTCTAAGAATCTCATCTTTTCACCCCAAACAAAAAATAATTTCATTCACTTGCAAAAAAAGAAGTCGCAAAAAATATAATATAAATGAACATGTTTAAGCATATTAAAGAGATGAAGACAAAGCTTGTGAGTATACTCTGTGTCATCTTAATTGTATACATTATCCTCAGTATTTTCATTATGAAAAGTTCAAATCAGCATGTATACGTGTACCATGAACCTTCAATGGTAAAATTAAGTTTTGGCGAGTCTAAATATTTCTCAACAATAGGACTGCTTAAAGTAAGCTTTGAAAAAATAACAAAGGAGAAGTATTTTATAACCTATTCCCAGATTACAGGCAACCAAAGCTATTTTGGTCTGACACTTATTATCGAAGATTTAGCAAGAAAAAATATTGATAAATCAGCATTTGAATACATCTACATCGAAGATACAACTACAAAACAAAAATTCTACCCCATTCCGTACTATGAAATAGAAAACTTCCCTACAGATAGACCTCTTAGGTATAAAGTAAAATTCTATGCCAAATTTCTGCCTCTACCTTACCAGACCTCATCTATAAATATCTATTTCAAATTTTCCGACAAACTTTTTGTATTAAAGAATGTAGACATAAGATGAAAATATCAATAATCATTGAGTGCTAAGCTAATAAGGTACCGGAGCTCTTCAAGATTACTGTTTATATCATTCAATCTCTCTGGTGAGACAGAAGCACTTTTTATATGTTCTTTTAGTCTATTTAAATCATCTTCAATATCTTCAATCTGAGCCAAAATAGAGAGATTGACAAATGAAGGCGACTCTGAAAATAGTCTGTCTTTTGTCACAATCTGCTCCGGACCTATTACGTAAAATTCGCCACGTGCAGGGATATGAACATCAAAACCAAAGTTTCTTTTAAGCTCCTGTGCAAATTCAACTTGTGATTCTTTCTCACCATGTACAACAAAGACTTGTTGGGGCTTGTTTTTCATACTATCAATCCACTTGATAAGTCCGTTTTTATCAGCATGTCCTGAATATGCTTCAATATACTCTATCTTTGCTTTAACTTCAATTTCTTCACCAAAGATTTTGACCTTTTTCTTGCCATCTAAAAGTTTTCTTCCAAGGGTGTTTGGCGCTTGATAACCTACAAATAGGATGGTGTTGTTTTCTTTCCAAAGGTTGTGTTTTAAGTGATGCCTTATTCGCCCAGCTTCGCACATTCCGCTTGATGAGATTATTATACAGCTTCCTTCATAGTTATTTAGCATCTTTGATTCGTCAGCTGTGCGGACAAACTTCAAATTCTTAGGTTCAAGCGGGTAAATTCCCTTTTTTATAAACTCTGCAGCTTCTTCATCAAAGTAATTTATATGTTTTTTGTACACACCACTTGCTGAGGTAGCCAATGGACTGTCAACAAAAATCTCAACACTTTGAATAAGCTTTGCCTCATCAGAACCTGTAGTAAGCTCCTTTGCTATCTCATATAAAATCTCTTGAGTTCTTCCCACTGCAAATGAAGGAATTATAACTTTACCACCATTTGAAATGGTATCATAAATTACCTTTATTAGCCTTTTAGATTTGTTTTCCACATCTTCATGCAGTCGATCACCGTACGTGCTCTCGATAAAAAGATAATCACAGCCATCTATTGTTGATGGGTCTTTTAAGATTGGCACATTTCTGTTTCCTAAATCGCCAGAAAACACTAACTTATACTCTTTCCTATCTTCAGTTATATAAAGCTCAACTATTGCTGAGCCAAGCATATGACCTGCATCTTTCAATACAAACCGAAGATTACTATCTATCTCAACTACCTGTTCATATTTCACACCACTGAAAAGTTCTAAACACGCATAGGCATCGTCAATGGTGTAAAGGGGTTTTAGCTCTTCTTTGCCTTCTCTCTTCCTCTTTTTATTCTTCCATTCCACATCACTTTCTTGAATATGCGCACTGTCTGGAAGCATAATGGAACACAAATCAACAGTTGCATCAGTTGTATAGATTATTCCTCTAAACCCATCTTTGTAAAGTTTAGGAATTCTTCCGCTGTGGTCAATGTGAGCATGGGATAAAATCATAAAGTCAATCTCTGATGGATTGAACGGGAATACCTCAAAATTTAGCTCATCCTCTGCATGCCCACCTTGAAACATACCACAGTCAATCAAAAATTTTTTACCTTCACATTCAAAATAGTAACACGAACCTGTCACAGTTTGAGCAGCACCTAAAAAGGTTACCTTCAAAATCCTCTCTCCTCTCATTCAATCTTAATTTCCCCATATTGAGGAACTATTTCAAACCATGTCTTACCTTTTAAAAGCTTAATCTCTTTGCCGTCATAATCTTTCATTGTGAATGAGTTTTTTATATCAAATGTATAGGTTATTGGGATGGTCTTTCCTTCTTGAAGTAAGTATCCTTTCCCTTCAGAAAAATCTACTTCTTGTCGTCCTTTGTCGTCATTCTTTATTGTATCATATTTAGCAACTAGTATAATCAAATTTTTCGCAAAAAGCTCAACACCTGTTTCTTTGTCAATATGTGGCTTTTCTTTCACAAACCTTTTATAAGCCTTCTTCACAGGGTCATACTCGTACTTAACATAATACCAACCAGAAAATCGTATTTTAACTTTTGAGTTTTCTGAAGAATATTTATTGACCACACTATCTGTTAAAGGATAAAACTTATAACCTTGCTGTTTTTTGTACCCTTTTTTATCAAAGTATTTTATCAGGCCTTCCATTGTTAAGTACAAATTATGTGGTGCCTTTCTATCAAGTGTTCTATAAAAAATTCCTCCACCTGTGTAGATTGCGTCAATATGAGGGATATAATTTTGTTTAAAGAGCCTGTAGGATTGAGGACTTCCTCCACAGTGAACATAATATGCATTTAGTGACTTTGCTATCTGCATAAAGTAAGGTCTTGCACTTCTGATTGGCCCCACTTTTTTTGGATATGTATGGTGGTAGATTGCCATTATACGTGTTGCTCCACCTTCTATTAGTGCTTCATAAAGATATTCTGCTTGATTTAAAGAAGATTGAGGGATTGCGCCAGGTTCATTGTTTATCATCACCGCAATTACCTGGTGCTCGTCCTTTTGATATATGACCTCACCTGTGAGCTTGCATATGTAATTATCTGAACTAAAATTTCTTACATTATTTTGTTCTTCTTTTTCAGTCTGCTTCACTTTATTGATTTCAGGATTGCTGTGAACAGAAACCTTCTTCTTTCCACAACCTGCTAACAACGATAAAAGCAAAATTATCACACTTGCAATTATACAAATATTAAATACCAACCTTTTTGAGAAAATCCTTTTCATGGTTGTCCCTCTCTCATTTAATCTTGAATATCAAAAGTGTCACAAGCACACCAATAATTGCCCCTACAACTGCTTCCCAAATTGTATGAATCCTTGCCTCTAATCTGCTCTCCAAAACTAAAAATGCCATAAAGACTGCCAAAGAAACTATTATCAGATTATTTGTAAGCATAATAATGGCAGTTGCTGCTGCAAAGGCCAGAGCTGTGTGACCGCTTGGCATTCCGCCTTGCATAAATTTTGTCCTCTTGTTGATAGCTTTCACGACAACTATTACCATTGCCACGATTATAAGCGACAAAAAAACTACGTGAAAAGAAATTCCTCTAATATGCTTTAAGGTAATCTCTAAGGGTAGTTTCATCTTGTCATAAAATAGAAAGTAGCCAATTGTCAAGGCCAAAAGAGCAGTCACTAAAACAGCACCTGCTGCTACATCTTTTGCAATTTTTGCTTTGGGTTCAAAATCTTTGGCCATAAGGTCAATAGCATTTTCTATTGCAGTGTTTATAAGCTCTGCAGATATAACAAATCCAATACAAATCAAAATTATTACTGTTTCAATTTTGTTTAGCTTAAATACTATCGTAAAAAACAATACTAAAAAAGCTATTAAAAAATGTATCTTCATATTCCTTTGTGACTTGAACGCAACAATTATCCCATTTATTGCATTGTCAAAACTTTCAAGAAGTGTTCTTTTTCTTTTCATCTTGTCAACCCCATACCCTCTAAAACCATTTCTTCATATTTTCTCATAAGCCTTTTATCATCTTCTTCTATGTGGTCAAAGCCCAATAAGTGCAATACCGAGTGAACAGTCAAATATGCGATCTCTCTTTCAACAGAGTGTCCAAACTCTTTTGCTTGTTCATAAGCCTTTTCAATTGAGATCACAATATCTCCAAGTGGAATTTCCTCTTCTACAATTGCTATATCTTCTTGAAGCTCTCCATTTTTAAACTCAAAAATAGGGAATGATAACACATCAGTTTCTCTGTCTATACTCCTATAGTGTTTGTTTAATTCTTTTATAAATTGATTATCAACAATCATTACACTAATTTCATAGTTGTCATCATCCATAAAAACCTTCAATGTATTTAATACCGAATCTTCTATTATCTTGGAAATACTCTCATCTATCTGATACTTATCCTGCTGATTTTGAATGTAAATTTTCACTTCTGCTTACCACCTCTTCCATTTTGTTTGTAGTGTCATCAACTAAATTATGACTGACTCTTTTATGGAAAACACCCGTCAACACCTTAATAAAACTCTCACAGATAGTCTCTAACTCTTTAAATGTCAAATTGCTTGAATTTAACTGGCCATCCATAAGTTTTTCATAAATTATACCTCTTATAGTAGTTTCAATCAGCTGCGGAGTTGGCGAGGACAGTGCTCTTACTGCCGCCTCAACAGAGTCTGCAAGCATAACTATTGCTGCTTCTTTGCTCTGTGGGACAGGACCTTCATACCTAAACTTTTGTTCACTTACTTGCTGATTTTGTATCAAAGCCTTGCCATAGAAAAAAGCCACCTTTGTAGTTCCATGGTGCTGCCTTATTATATCCAATACCTGCTTAGGCAATTTATATTCCTTGCCAATTTCAACACCGTCTTTTGTGTGAGATGTTATAATGAGCGCAGAAAGTGTTGGCGTTATTTTGTTGTGAGGATCTTCCTCTACAATCTGATTTTCCTTAAAATAAAATGGTCTTTTCAATTTTCCAATATCATGATAATAAGCACCTATTCGTGCTAAGAGGTAATTTCCACCAACAGCTTCACAAGCAACTTCTGCCAAATTTCCTACTATTAAACTGTGATGATATGTTCCAGGAGCTTCTAATAGTAACCTTTTTAACAATGGATGGTTAGGGTTTGAAAGTTCCATAAGTCTAATTGGTGTTGCATAGTCAAAGATATATTCCCATATAGGGAGAGTACCATACGCAAGCACAAATGAAAGCGCTGTTCCAACAAAGGAGTTTATTGGATTATATAAAACCATTTCTTCGTCAGTTTGATAAACAAGTTCAATTGCCAGAACAAAAAGGGCAGAGATTAAGCTTGCTAAAAAACCATGGCTTATAAACTGCATCCTGCTTTGAATTTTGTGCGAAACAATTGAACTAAGGCTCCCACCTATAAAAAGGTAAAGGGCAAAATCAAGATTCTTGTCTCCTACAATCAACAATGTAATGATTGATACAACAATGTTAAATACAATTGCAATCCTTACATCGATCAAGAGAGAAATCAAAACAATCCCCATACAAGCTGGGATTGCAAAAGTAGGAATTGGAGTAAGAAACTTTATCAAAAATAGGTTTAAAATTAAAATTGTACTTACTGCTATCATATCCTTGCAGCTGTTTATAAATTCTCTTTCAAAAAGATAAAAGTACACACTCAAAAATAGAACTAAAATTAGAAGTAGTAATAATATTCCTATAAAATCTTTGGTAACTTGCATATTGTTATAATTATTTGTTTTAATATCTGTAAATGGTAAAATTTTACTAAATAGAAAACTCTGATATCCCTTGTTTGAAATTAGTATTAAAATCATGGAAATAATAAAAAAAGAGCCAAGTAGCAACATGCGGCAAAGATAAATTTTTCTTTTGTTATGCCATTTTTGGGAGTTTTGTAACATCTTAAGCCTTTTGTTTCTCCTTTCGTTTTTCTTCATACCTATTGTATGCATTTATAATCTTCTGAACAAGTTGATGTCTCACAACATCTTGATATGTCAAAAACACAAACTCAATTCCCTCAATGTCTCTTAATATCTTTGTCACCTGAACAAGTCCTGATTCAACACCGCTTGGCAGGTCAATCTGTGTTATATCACCTGTTACAACCGCCTTTGAACCAAATCCAAGACGTGTCAAAAACATCTTCATCTGCTCAGAAGTTGTATTTTGAGCCTCATCTAAAATAATAAATGCATCGTCCAAGGTTCTACCGCGCATATATGCAAGTGGAGCAACCTCTATAATTCCCCTTTCCATATACCTCTGATAGACTTCTGTGCCAATCAAATCATGCAGTGCATCATAAATTGGTCGCAAATAAGGGTCAACCTTTGTTTGCAAATCGCCTGGTAAAAATCCTAACTTTTCACCTGCTTCAACAGCTGGCCTTGTTAGGATAATCTTGCTTATCTCTTTCTTTTTAAGATAATAAACAGCCATGGCCATAGCTAAATATGTCTTTCCTGTTCCTGCAGGTCCAATTCCAAACACAATTGTGTTGTTCATTATAGCATCAATATATCTTTTTTGCCCTAATGTCTTTGGCTTTACTTGTTTTCCCCTGTGTGTGATAAATATAACCTCATCTTCTAATTTTCTTATCTCTTCGTCTTCTAATGTCTCAATAACATACCTTATTGTGTGCTCATCAATGTCTATTTTTTTCTTTTCCATATCATGTAAGATCTTTATTGTCTTCTCTGCCTTTTTGATATTCTCTGGACTGTTTCCAATAATCTTTATTGCGTTGTCGCGAAAAACTATACTTACATTTAAAAGCTCTTCTAATGTTTTGACCTTAGAGTCAAACTCACCAAAGATATTCCAAAAATCCTTTGTGTCCTCAATACTGACAGTTGAGATTAATCTTTCTTCCAACAAGCTTACCCTCCTACGTTTCTTATTTTTTCAAAGTAATATCCTCTAAACACTCATAATCTCTTATACATTTTATTTCCTTTACTTCATTTTTCACCTTTTTAATCTTAAAATATGTCTTCACTTTAACAATACTCTGAATTTTTTTACCCAAAGTAATCTTTTTAAAATCATCATTACACCTTTTTATTAACTCCCTCTTTATCTCCTCCAAATTAATTATATATTTTTTTAACTCATATCTTTTTATTTCATATATACCTACTCGAATTGGAACAATAAAAAGTTTATACTCTCTTATTTTAATTTTATCACAATTCTCATTATTAGTAACTACAATTTTTGGTATAAACTCATGTTTACCAATTACAATAAATGGAACCTTCTTTTGTGACGTATAGACCTTTTGATATGCAGGCAAAGAAAATTCTCGAGATACTGAATAAAAAGTTGTTGCAATTATCTCTGCTATTGCATCTTCATAGTATTCATTCCCGTCTTTTGTCACAACCTTGTTATCAATAAGAAGCTGACCAGCAATTACTGTATCACCTTCCTTGACAAGAGCATTTCCTGACTTTAGTATCAATTTTTGTATAACTCCACTACTTTTTGCAAAAATTTTGCCCCATTTGTTTTTTAAATCTCCTTTTTCTCTTTTTACATACTCTACTACCAATAGTCCCCCTTCTTTTTTAATCTTTACCCACATTAGCTCTTCTAAATCGGTAAGAAGTTTCTTTGAAAGTTTTTCTTGGTCAACTTTTACTTTTAATGTAAATGGCTTTATATTGTAGTTTTTTAGTGTTTGTACTATTTTATCATCTATTAGTCTATTAGAGTCCTGAGATTTTATCTTTACATCAAATATAAAAAGGCTGAACAAAAAGAGTAATAAGATACAAAACAAAATAGAAATAAGCTTGAAAGTAGTTATTTCTCTTATCAAAAAATAAATTCCTCTTTTTTCTAAGATGTGAATTCTTGATTTTGTTCTCTTGGCAATATTTACTACTTTCTTGAAATCGGCTAAATGCACTATAATAATCAATGAATTCTGTCCTTTTTCCCTAATATCCAGCAAAACTTTATTGAATACAAGCATGTTTAAAAACTTGTTTAGATTCTCACCTTCTACTTTTAAGATTAGCTGATTTGCAAACATCCTACTTTTCCTTCTCCTCATTTAAGCTTATATACTCAATTAATCTTATTCTTCCACTAATCACCATTACTTCTTCATCCATTTTTTTGATTAGAAGACCACTTCCTTTAATATAAAGCGGATGCCTTATCGTATTTATCTTAACTAAACCTTCTTCATACAATATAAGTCCTTTGTGATTCTCTACTACTACCTCATCTTCTCCAATAAGTGTGATTCTCGGCTCATTTGTGATTATTTCTCTTGGAACCTGAGAGGCTTGTATTACCTCTTTTAAGGTCTTTGACTTCTTCATTGACAAACCACTTTCACTTGAAAATAAACATCTTCACCTTTATTTTATTTATACTCATATCTTTTTATAACAAAAAAGTGGCCCCCTTTTCTCAAAGAGAACCACTTTTTCATGCTTTTTTATAGTTTTGACAAATGCTTTTTTACAATTTCACTAACAATCTTACCTTCTGCCCTGCCACTTACTTTCTGCATTACCTCTTGCATAACCTTACCCATATCCTTCATCCCAGAAGGTTTTACTTTTTCTATCACATCAAGCACTATCTTTTCTAACTCTTCTTGGCTGAGCATAGGCGGAAGATAAGATTGCAATATCTCAATTTCTCTATTTAGATCATCAATCAAGTCTTGTCTTCCACTTTTTATATATTCAGGCAAGCTGTCTTTTCTCTTTTTAATTTCTTTTGCAATGACATTCAACACGCCACTGTCGTCAAGTATAACTTTGTTATCTTTTTCAAACTGCAATATTGCAGCTCTTACCATACCAACTACATTTTTTCTCACGACGTCCTTATCTTTCATAGCAGACTTATAATCTTCCAATAGCTTTTCTTTAAGGCTCAATTACAACGCCTCCTAAATTATCTGCGTTTTCTCCTGCGTGCCGCTTCTGATTTCTTTTTTCTCCTTACGCTTGGGCTTTCATAGTGCTCTCTTTTCCTGAGCTCTGCTAATACCCCAGCCTCTGCACATTTCTTTTTAAATCTCCTGAGGGCACTATCGAGTGATTCATTTTCACCCACTCTTACTTCTGACATCAATTTCCCTCCCCTCAAACCAGGCTCTAAAACACAACCTTGGGATTATGGTATTATTATAACTCAGCTATTTGAGGTATGTCAAATAATTTTAAATATTACATATCTTCTTCCAATAAGGTCTTGAACAAATTGAAAAGTTCTTTGTTCTTCTTCTCAAGATTTATAGGTCGAAAGTTTTTGTCAACAAAGGCATGTTCAGTATATCCTGTTGCACACACAACATGGTCTTTTACAACTTCATAATAGAATTTTATTCGAACAGGGGTCAAATTATTAACCTTTGCATTAACTTTCAACCTATCTTCATAAAAACAAGGTTTTTTGAACTCGCACCCGCAGCTTATTAAAGGCAAATACACACCTAAGCTATTTTCAATCTCAGAATATGAAATACCCACCTTTTTTATAAGCTCGGTTCTTGCAACCTCAAACCATACAAAATAGTTTGAGTGATGGACAATCCCCATTTTGTCTGTTTCGGCATACCTTACAACAAGGTCTGTCTCTATCATCTTTTCTTACCCCAATAAATATTTTTTTTAATTTTTAATCTCTCCACTAAAGACAAGTCCTTTTTGTGCATCCATCGTAACAACAATACCATTTTTAAGTATCTCTAAAGCGTTTTTAGCATCGGTTATAACAGGAATGTCCAAAGCTGCCCCAACAATTACTGCATGAGAATTTTGCCCGCCTTCTTCTGTTATTATTCCAGCTGCTCTTTTCATATAAGGAATAAACTCATTAGTTGTCTGCGTTGTGACAATAATATCCCCATCTTCAAAGTTTTGCTTTAGCTCATTAAGATTTTTTGCAACACATACTCTTGCTGTCACTTTACCACTTCCCCAACCTCTTCCTTCAACCAACACATGACCAACAACGTGAACTTTGAGAATATTTGTAGTGCCACTTACACCAACTGGCACACCTGCTGTTATTACAACCAAATCACCATTTTTAACAATCTTTGATTTAACAGCAATCTCCACCGAATGGTCAAAGATATCGTCTGTAGAGTCTTTATACTCTGCCAAAAAAGGATAAACACCCCATGAAAGATTGAGCTGTCTTCTTACCTTCTCGCACGGTGTTGTTGCTATAATTGGGCAGGCAGGTCTGAATTTTGACACCATTCTCGCTGTGTTGCCTGACTTTGTCACAGTGATGATTGCCTTTGCTCCAAGATCATGCGCAGTTGT
This Caldicellulosiruptor changbaiensis DNA region includes the following protein-coding sequences:
- a CDS encoding D-alanyl-D-alanine carboxypeptidase family protein translates to MPKKIKFSVLLVIVSLRILSYSNECYAGLKCDIQITAKSAIAIEWTTGKILFEKNKDLKLPMASTTKMMTAILAIENCDLNKEIEIPAQAIGVPGSSIYLEKGERLKIIELLYGLMLASGNDAAVALSISVCGDVKKFVNLMNKKAKELGLKNTVFSSPHGLEEGQHYTTAYDLARLTAYAMKNQTFREIVKTTQKEIRWTTRSYSRILKNKNKMLKSYQGAEGVKTGFTKRAGRCLVTSACRDDFRVICVVLNAPDMWNDTRKILDFAYQNYKILKIARGEIGYLRVKDSKENWVKLGITEQNIFVLTKDQYPGLNVVISKKVSAPVKKYTEVGKLEIKYDHQTYSVPIATLQGCQRKTFWDKLKERFFRQKASQK
- the aroC gene encoding chorismate synthase; translated protein: MRFLDAGETHGRCLVGIVEGFPANVKINVENINRLLELRQRGYGRGKRMEIEKDKAIILSGVRNSYTTGAPITIMIENRDYVNWQKYMDPISCDTTTKKVTVPRPGHADLPGCLKYGFDDARPVLERASARETAMRVAIGALCEELLSVFGIKLYNHVVEIGGVRIKKEYSTDDVNLFEEAQNSDLFCIDKEAENDMKQVIDRAKETGDSVGGVAEVICKNVPFGLGSHVHWDRKLDGLLAQAVMSIQSVKGVEIGMGFEVSRRFGSEVHDEIFYDDQKGFYRKTNNAGGIEGGISNGMDIVIRAAFKPIPTLYKPLRSVDLQGLKEKEAAVERSDTCAVPAGSVVMRAAVAYVLANSLIDRLSGDSLDIMIDNYKRLYQK
- a CDS encoding MBL fold metallo-hydrolase RNA specificity domain-containing protein codes for the protein MKVTFLGAAQTVTGSCYYFECEGKKFLIDCGMFQGGHAEDELNFEVFPFNPSEIDFMILSHAHIDHSGRIPKLYKDGFRGIIYTTDATVDLCSIMLPDSAHIQESDVEWKNKKRKREGKEELKPLYTIDDAYACLELFSGVKYEQVVEIDSNLRFVLKDAGHMLGSAIVELYITEDRKEYKLVFSGDLGNRNVPILKDPSTIDGCDYLFIESTYGDRLHEDVENKSKRLIKVIYDTISNGGKVIIPSFAVGRTQEILYEIAKELTTGSDEAKLIQSVEIFVDSPLATSASGVYKKHINYFDEEAAEFIKKGIYPLEPKNLKFVRTADESKMLNNYEGSCIIISSSGMCEAGRIRHHLKHNLWKENNTILFVGYQAPNTLGRKLLDGKKKVKIFGEEIEVKAKIEYIEAYSGHADKNGLIKWIDSMKNKPQQVFVVHGEKESQVEFAQELKRNFGFDVHIPARGEFYVIGPEQIVTKDRLFSESPSFVNLSILAQIEDIEDDLNRLKEHIKSASVSPERLNDINSNLEELRYLISLALNDY
- a CDS encoding DUF3048 domain-containing protein codes for the protein MKRIFSKRLVFNICIIASVIILLLSLLAGCGKKKVSVHSNPEINKVKQTEKEEQNNVRNFSSDNYICKLTGEVIYQKDEHQVIAVMINNEPGAIPQSSLNQAEYLYEALIEGGATRIMAIYHHTYPKKVGPIRSARPYFMQIAKSLNAYYVHCGGSPQSYRLFKQNYIPHIDAIYTGGGIFYRTLDRKAPHNLYLTMEGLIKYFDKKGYKKQQGYKFYPLTDSVVNKYSSENSKVKIRFSGWYYVKYEYDPVKKAYKRFVKEKPHIDKETGVELFAKNLIILVAKYDTIKNDDKGRQEVDFSEGKGYLLQEGKTIPITYTFDIKNSFTMKDYDGKEIKLLKGKTWFEIVPQYGEIKIE
- a CDS encoding diacylglycerol kinase, producing MKRKRTLLESFDNAINGIIVAFKSQRNMKIHFLIAFLVLFFTIVFKLNKIETVIILICIGFVISAELINTAIENAIDLMAKDFEPKAKIAKDVAAGAVLVTALLALTIGYFLFYDKMKLPLEITLKHIRGISFHVVFLSLIIVAMVIVVVKAINKRTKFMQGGMPSGHTALAFAAATAIIMLTNNLIIVSLAVFMAFLVLESRLEARIHTIWEAVVGAIIGVLVTLLIFKIK
- the ybeY gene encoding rRNA maturation RNase YbeY codes for the protein MKIYIQNQQDKYQIDESISKIIEDSVLNTLKVFMDDDNYEISVMIVDNQFIKELNKHYRSIDRETDVLSFPIFEFKNGELQEDIAIVEEEIPLGDIVISIEKAYEQAKEFGHSVEREIAYLTVHSVLHLLGFDHIEEDDKRLMRKYEEMVLEGMGLTR
- a CDS encoding HD family phosphohydrolase, coding for MLQNSQKWHNKRKIYLCRMLLLGSFFIISMILILISNKGYQSFLFSKILPFTDIKTNNYNNMQVTKDFIGILLLLLILVLFLSVYFYLFEREFINSCKDMIAVSTILILNLFLIKFLTPIPTFAIPACMGIVLISLLIDVRIAIVFNIVVSIITLLIVGDKNLDFALYLFIGGSLSSIVSHKIQSRMQFISHGFLASLISALFVLAIELVYQTDEEMVLYNPINSFVGTALSFVLAYGTLPIWEYIFDYATPIRLMELSNPNHPLLKRLLLEAPGTYHHSLIVGNLAEVACEAVGGNYLLARIGAYYHDIGKLKRPFYFKENQIVEEDPHNKITPTLSALIITSHTKDGVEIGKEYKLPKQVLDIIRQHHGTTKVAFFYGKALIQNQQVSEQKFRYEGPVPQSKEAAIVMLADSVEAAVRALSSPTPQLIETTIRGIIYEKLMDGQLNSSNLTFKELETICESFIKVLTGVFHKRVSHNLVDDTTNKMEEVVSRSENLHSKSAG